In one window of Branchiostoma lanceolatum isolate klBraLanc5 chromosome 15, klBraLanc5.hap2, whole genome shotgun sequence DNA:
- the LOC136420553 gene encoding disco-interacting protein 2 homolog C-like isoform X3 — translation MSQAAVNTSSLPLEIRAKLAELELELSEGDITQKGFEKKRARLLAPYAQQQQQQQQRQEQLRQELQRQQHQNQQRQQQQRQSGQQGRHAGSGSSGSGHGNERQSQAQRRRDRRRGRHDHRDERYRSDIHAEAVQQALAQHSKRNRVPVMPMPSKRQSLVLNNPVMDTPTELARLRHFHSQKAMRCVAQSRLSLHTPVQSDESDTSSDDESIHSGRLSTSSPEHASRQPSGLTKNSAGGSRSSVSSQSTTTSGAQGAPGGIYSIADVLQDSSGIFSIADVLQGYQEVPSSSQNKTQQLPPDVTSPSVASQTFRMDRTIDRRHRPQPKPQQPEDENVPVHGKVSAKIQQLLNTLKRPKRKPLREFFVDEEEELEAKEVDPNAPKAEGPVISPAVGESLAIPSGLPRNLEAAVQRYGSASYKATVITALDATGKHSITLTYGKLLSRMQKIAFSLLNKVGQKEPAIRPGDRVALVYPNSDPISFMCAFYGCLYAGVVPVPIEVPLTRKDAGSQQIGFLLGSCGVSIALTSEACLKGLPKGPSGEVAQFKGWPRLTWFVTEHLSKPAKDWMPPPRLSDEQTAYIEYTTAKDGSVMGVTVNRGAMLCHCRTLTAACNYTEGEIIVNVLDFKRDVGLWHSILTSVFNGMHVVFVPYSLMKVNPTSWLHMVTRFKATCATVKSRDMHWALVAQKDQKDINLSSLRMLLVADGANPWSLSSCDAFLNVFQNKGLKPEAICPTASSAEALTVAVRRPGRTGGQGTGRGVLSMSGLSYGVVRVDTEDKLTSLILQDVGTVMPGAVAVIVKVDNAPGLCKTDEVGEICVASGAIGVGYFGLQGLSNNTFKIQPLASDGKPMAEQTFVRTGLLGFLGPGGMIFVVGKVDGLMNISGRRHNTDDIIATVLAVEPMKFIYRGRIAVFSIKVLKDERIVIIAEQRPDSSEEDSFQWMSRVLQAIDSIHQVGVYCLLLVPANSLPKTPLGGIHLWETKQRFMEGSLHPCNVLMCPHTCVTNLPKPRQKHPEVGPSSVMVGNLVQGRRIAGAQGRDIGTLDGDDEQYRKGFSSLRLSGKQHIPSDPIESTGKTHQFLSEILQWRAATTPEEVLYSQLNSKTTAYRVRSGSISRLLRTGSGGGGAGAVSCMQLHKRAERIGCLLLEKGKINTGDHVALIFTPGIDLIAAVYGCFYVGAVPVPVRPPHHQNIATTLPTVKMIVDVSKSVAVLTMGTMLKLLKSKEAASAIDVKSWPVLLDCDDTPRKKLSSIYRAPTPEMLAYLDFSVSTTGMLAGIKMSHSAASNLSRSLKLQAELYPSRTIALCLDPFCGLGFVLWCLVGVYAGHHTILIPPADVEANPSLWLMAVSQNKVRDVFCSYGVIEISTKGLGGSTASLRAKGVNLSGVRTCVVVAEERPRINLCNSFSKLFKDVGLSPRAVSTTFGCRVNVAVCCQGTSGPDPTSVFVDMRALRNDRVTLVEKGSPHSLCLMESGKILPGVKVVIANPETKGQCGDSHLGEIWVSSPHSASGYFTIYGDESLQNDHFSASLTTGDTTAVYSRTGYLGFLRQTDLTNHAGEYHDALYIVGSLDETLMLRGMRYHPIDIENSVLRCHKNICECAVFTWTNLLVVVVELEGPENEALDLIPLVTNVVLEEHYLIVGVVVVVDPGVIPINSRGEKQRMHLRDGFLADQLDPIYVAYNM, via the exons ACATCCATGCGGAGGCTGTTCAGCAGGCCTTGGCGCAGCACAGTAAGCGGAACCGTGTGCCGGTGATGCCCATGCCGTCCAAGCGCCAGTCTCTGGTCCTCAACAACCCAGTCATGGACACACCTACGG AGTTAGCCCGGCTAAGACACTTCCATTCCCAGAAGGCCATGCGCTGTGTCGCACAGAGCAGACTCTCGCTACACACTCCCGTACAGTCGGACGAGTCCG ACACGTCTTCTGACGATGAGAGTATCCACTCCGGTCGCCTGTCCACGTCGTCACCGGAGCATGCTTCCAGACAGCCTAGCGGGCTCACAAAAAACAGCGCCGGCGGAAGTCGGTCTTCAGTTTCGTCCCAGTCTACAACGACGAGCGGCGCTCAAGGCGCGCCTGGCGGAATCTACAGCATTGCAGATGTTCTACAGGACTCCT CTGGAATCTTCAGTATTGCAGATGTCCTTCAGGGGTACCAGGAAG tgCCCAGTTCCAGTCAGAACAAGACCCAGCAGCTGCCGCCCGATGTGACGTCCCCCTCCGTGGCGAGTCAGACCTTCCGGATGGACCGTACCATTGACAGGAGGCACAGGCCGCAGCCCAAACCACAGCAACCCGAGGACGAAAATG TTCCAGTCCATGGGAAGGTGTCTGCTAAGATCCAGCAGCTCCTGAACACCCTGAAGAGACCAAAGCGCAAGCCGCTCAGGGAGTTCTTCGTGGATGAAGAGGAAGAGTTAGAAG CAAAAGAAGTTGACCCCAACGCTCCGAAGGCAGAAGGGCCGGTCATCTCTCCTGCTGTGGGAGAATCACTAGCA ATTCCATCAGGACTTCCTCGTAACCTGGAGGCAGCGGTGCAGAGATACGGGTCAGCCAGCTACAAGGCCACGGTCATCACCGCACTGGACGCCACAGGGAAACACTCCATCACTTTAACTTATG GTAAACTGCTGAGTAGAATGCAGAAGATAGCATTCTCCCTACTGAACAAGGTCGGACAGAAGGAACCAGCTATCAGACCTGGGGATAGG GTGGCACTGGTGTACCCCAACAGTGACCCCATCTCCTTCATGTGTGCGTTCTACGGCTGCCTGTATGCGGGAGTGGTGCCTGTTCCAATAGAGGTTCCGTTGACAAGAAAA GATGCTGGCAGCCAACAGATAGGCTTCCTGTTGGGAAGCTGTGGGGTGTCCATTGCGCTCACTTCTGAGGCCTGTCTGAAAGGGCTGCCCAAAGGACCCTCTGGGGAAGTTGCACAGTTCAAGG GCTGGCCCAGACTGACTTGGTTCGTTACAGAACACCTGTCCAAACCAGCCAAGGACTGGATGCCTCCACCCAGACTGTCGGACGAACAGACAGCCTACATTGAG TACACAACGGCGAAGGACGGTAGTGTGATGGGCGTGACGGTTAACCGCGGTGCGATGTTGTGCCACTGTCGTACCCTGACCGCCGCCTGTAACTACACGGAAGGAGAAATCATCGTAAACGTGTTGGACTTCAAACGGGACGTCGGGCTCTGGCACAGCATTCTCACC AGCGTGTTCAACGGCATGCACGTGGTGTTTGTCCCATACTCACTCATGAAGGTCAACCCTACATCATGGCTCCACATGGTCACAAGGTTCAAAG CGACGTGTGCGACAGTGAAGTCCCGTGACATGCACTGGGCGCTGGTGGCACAGAAGGACCAGAAGGACATTAACCTGTCCTCCCTCAGGATGTTACTGGTCGCTGACGGGGCCAACCCAT ggtCCTTGTCGTCCTGCGATGCCTTCCTGAACGTGTTCCAGAACAAAGGTCTGAAACCGGAAGCCATCTGTCCCACAGCCAGCTCAGCTGAGGCTCTCACTGTGGCTGTCAGAAG ACCAGGGAGGACAGGTGGTCAGGGGACAGGCCGGGGCGTACTGTCCATGTCTGGCCTGAGCTACGGAGTCGTGAGAGTGGACACAGAGGACAAACTGACCTCACTCATTCTACAGGACGTGGGCACAGTCATGCCTGGAG CTGTTGCAGTTATAGTGAAGGTAGACAACGCGCCGGGTCTGTGTAAAACAGACGAGGTCGGAGAGATCTGTGTGGCTTCAGGAGCCATCGGGGTCGGATACTTTGGTCTGCAGGGGCTCAGTAACAACACATTCAAG ATCCAGCCCCTAGCCAGTGACGGGAAGCCCATGGCAGAGCAGACGTTCGTCAGAACTGGGCTGCTGGGATTCCTAGGCCCT GGAGGAATGATCTTCGTAGTGGGGAAAGTGGATGGTCTGATGAACATAAGTGGGAGGAGACACAACACTGATGACATCATCGCTACAGTCCTGGCAGTCGAGCCAATGAAATTCATCTACAGAGGGAGAATCGCAGTTTTCTCCATCAAAGTCTTGAAGGATGAGAGAATAGTCATCATCGCTGAACAGAGACCAGATTCATCAGAAGAGGAT AGTTTCCAGTGGATGAGTCGTGTACTGCAGGCTATAGACAGTATCCACCAGGTGGGCGTGTACTGCCTACTGCTGGTACCTGCCAACTCACTACCAAAG ACCCCGTTGGGTGGTATCCACCTGTGGGagaccaagcagaggtttatgGAGGGCAGCCTGCACCCCTGTAATGTACTGATGTGCCCGCATAC GTGTGTTACAAATCTTCCAAAGCCAAGACAGAAACATCCAG AAGTTGGTCCATCTTCCGTCATGGTCGGCAACTTGGTGCAGGGTCGGCGCATCGCCGGCGCGCAGGGCAGGGACATCGGAACTCTGGACGGAGACGACGAGCAGTATAGAAAG GGTTTCTCCTCCTTGCGGTTGAGCGGCAAACAGCACATCCCGAGCGATCCCATCGAGTCGACAGGAAAAACA CATCAGTTCCTGTCAGAGATTCTCCAGTGGAGAGCGGCCACCACCCCAGAGGAGGTTCTCTACTCACAACTCAATTCAAAG ACCACAGCATACCGTGTGCGGAGTGGCAGCATTTCACGCCTCCTGAGGACTGGCTCTGGG GGAGGGGGTGCGGGTGCCGTGTCCTGTATGCAGCTGCACAAGCGTGCGGAGAGGATCGGCTGTCTGCTGTTAGAGAAGGGGAAGATCAACACAGGCGACCACGTGGCTCTCATCTTCACTCCTG GTATTGACCTTATTGCAGCTGTGTATGGCTGTTTTTATGTTG GTGCTGTTCCAGTTCCTGTGCGCCCTCCCCACCACCAGAACATCGCCACCACCCTCCCCACCGTTAAGATGATTGTGGATGTCAGCAAGTCTGTGGCAGTCCTCACCATGGGAACTATGCTAAAACTACTCAAGTCTAAA GAGGCAGCTAGTGCAATAGATGTGAAGTCGTGGCCGGTGTTGTTGGACTGTGATGACACgcccagaaaaaagctgtccaGTATCTACCGTGCACCCACACCCGAGATGTTAGCTTACCTGGACTTCAGTGTGTCCACTACGGGCATGCTGGCTGGTATCAAG ATGTCCCACTCTGCGGCCAGTAACCTGTCCCGCTCGCTGAAGCTGCAGGCTGAGCTGTACCCGTCCAGAACCATCGCCCTATGTCTGGACCCCTTCTGTGGGCTGGGCTTCGTACTATGGTGCTTAGTGGG GGTGTATGCAGGTCACCACACCATCCTGATTCCCCCTGCAGATGTGGAGGCCAACCCCTCACTCTGGCTCATGGCTGTCAGTCAAAACAAAG TGCGTGATGTGTTCTGCTCTTACGGAGTAATcgagatcagcaccaagggacTGGGAGGGTCAACTGCTTCCTTGAGG gCCAAGGGAGTGAACCTGTCTGGTGTGAGGACCTGTGTGGTTGTTGCGGAAGAGAGACCCAGAATAAACCTGTGTAACTCCTTCTCCAAGCTGTTCAAGGACGTTGGGCTGTCCCCCCGTGCTGTCAGCACCACGTTTGGCTGTAGGGTCAATGTTGCTGTCTGTTGCCAG GGTACATCCGGCCCTGACCCCACATCAGTGTTTGTGGACATGCGAGCCCTGCGGAACGACAGAGTCACCCTGGTGGAGAAGGGGAGTCCTCACAGTCTGTGTCTCATGGAGTCTGGAAAG ATCCTGCCAGGCGTGAAGGTGGTGATAGCCAACCCTGAGACAAAGGGGCAGTGTGGGGACTCCCATCTAGGAGAG ATCTGGGTGTCCAGTCCACACAGTGCCAGTGGCTACTTCACCATCTATGGAGACGAGTCCTTACAGAATGACCACTTCTCAGCCAGCCTGACCACAGGAGACACCACGGCGGTCTACTCCAGGACAGGCTACCTGGGCTTCCTCCGACAGACTGACCTCACAAATCACGCAGGAG AATACCATGATGCCCTGTACATAGTGGGTTCGCTTGACGAGACCCTGATGTTACGAGGGATGCGGTACCACCCCATCGACATCGAGAACAGCGTGCTCAGATGTCACAAGAACATCTGCGAATG tgCTGTGTTCACCTGGACCAACCTGCTGGTGGTAGTGGTGGAGCTGGAGGGTCCTGAGAATGAGGCCCTGGACCTGATCCCCCTGGTCACCAACGTGGTGCTGGAGGAACACTACCTGATCGTAGGGGTGGTCGTGGTGGTCGATCCAG GAGTGATCCCGATTAACTCCCGTGGGGAGAAGCAGCG
- the LOC136420553 gene encoding disco-interacting protein 2 homolog C-like isoform X12 produces the protein MPMPSKRQSLVLNNPVMDTPTELARLRHFHSQKAMRCVAQSRLSLHTPVQSDESDTSSDDESIHSGRLSTSSPEHASRQPSGLTKNSAGGSRSSVSSQSTTTSGAQGAPGGIYSIADVLQDSSGIFSIADVLQGYQEVPSSSQNKTQQLPPDVTSPSVASQTFRMDRTIDRRHRPQPKPQQPEDENVPVHGKVSAKIQQLLNTLKRPKRKPLREFFVDEEEELEAIAKEVDPNAPKAEGPVISPAVGESLAIPSGLPRNLEAAVQRYGSASYKATVITALDATGKHSITLTYGKLLSRMQKIAFSLLNKVGQKEPAIRPGDRVALVYPNSDPISFMCAFYGCLYAGVVPVPIEVPLTRKDAGSQQIGFLLGSCGVSIALTSEACLKGLPKGPSGEVAQFKGWPRLTWFVTEHLSKPAKDWMPPPRLSDEQTAYIEYTTAKDGSVMGVTVNRGAMLCHCRTLTAACNYTEGEIIVNVLDFKRDVGLWHSILTSVFNGMHVVFVPYSLMKVNPTSWLHMVTRFKATCATVKSRDMHWALVAQKDQKDINLSSLRMLLVADGANPWSLSSCDAFLNVFQNKGLKPEAICPTASSAEALTVAVRRPGRTGGQGTGRGVLSMSGLSYGVVRVDTEDKLTSLILQDVGTVMPGAVAVIVKVDNAPGLCKTDEVGEICVASGAIGVGYFGLQGLSNNTFKIQPLASDGKPMAEQTFVRTGLLGFLGPGGMIFVVGKVDGLMNISGRRHNTDDIIATVLAVEPMKFIYRGRIAVFSIKVLKDERIVIIAEQRPDSSEEDSFQWMSRVLQAIDSIHQVGVYCLLLVPANSLPKTPLGGIHLWETKQRFMEGSLHPCNVLMCPHTCVTNLPKPRQKHPEVGPSSVMVGNLVQGRRIAGAQGRDIGTLDGDDEQYRKGFSSLRLSGKQHIPSDPIESTGKTHQFLSEILQWRAATTPEEVLYSQLNSKTTAYRVRSGSISRLLRTGSGGGGAGAVSCMQLHKRAERIGCLLLEKGKINTGDHVALIFTPGIDLIAAVYGCFYVGAVPVPVRPPHHQNIATTLPTVKMIVDVSKSVAVLTMGTMLKLLKSKEAASAIDVKSWPVLLDCDDTPRKKLSSIYRAPTPEMLAYLDFSVSTTGMLAGIKMSHSAASNLSRSLKLQAELYPSRTIALCLDPFCGLGFVLWCLVGVYAGHHTILIPPADVEANPSLWLMAVSQNKVRDVFCSYGVIEISTKGLGGSTASLRAKGVNLSGVRTCVVVAEERPRINLCNSFSKLFKDVGLSPRAVSTTFGCRVNVAVCCQGTSGPDPTSVFVDMRALRNDRVTLVEKGSPHSLCLMESGKILPGVKVVIANPETKGQCGDSHLGEIWVSSPHSASGYFTIYGDESLQNDHFSASLTTGDTTAVYSRTGYLGFLRQTDLTNHAGEYHDALYIVGSLDETLMLRGMRYHPIDIENSVLRCHKNICECAVFTWTNLLVVVVELEGPENEALDLIPLVTNVVLEEHYLIVGVVVVVDPGVIPINSRGEKQRMHLRDGFLADQLDPIYVAYNM, from the exons ATGCCCATGCCGTCCAAGCGCCAGTCTCTGGTCCTCAACAACCCAGTCATGGACACACCTACGG AGTTAGCCCGGCTAAGACACTTCCATTCCCAGAAGGCCATGCGCTGTGTCGCACAGAGCAGACTCTCGCTACACACTCCCGTACAGTCGGACGAGTCCG ACACGTCTTCTGACGATGAGAGTATCCACTCCGGTCGCCTGTCCACGTCGTCACCGGAGCATGCTTCCAGACAGCCTAGCGGGCTCACAAAAAACAGCGCCGGCGGAAGTCGGTCTTCAGTTTCGTCCCAGTCTACAACGACGAGCGGCGCTCAAGGCGCGCCTGGCGGAATCTACAGCATTGCAGATGTTCTACAGGACTCCT CTGGAATCTTCAGTATTGCAGATGTCCTTCAGGGGTACCAGGAAG tgCCCAGTTCCAGTCAGAACAAGACCCAGCAGCTGCCGCCCGATGTGACGTCCCCCTCCGTGGCGAGTCAGACCTTCCGGATGGACCGTACCATTGACAGGAGGCACAGGCCGCAGCCCAAACCACAGCAACCCGAGGACGAAAATG TTCCAGTCCATGGGAAGGTGTCTGCTAAGATCCAGCAGCTCCTGAACACCCTGAAGAGACCAAAGCGCAAGCCGCTCAGGGAGTTCTTCGTGGATGAAGAGGAAGAGTTAGAAG CAATAGCAAAAGAAGTTGACCCCAACGCTCCGAAGGCAGAAGGGCCGGTCATCTCTCCTGCTGTGGGAGAATCACTAGCA ATTCCATCAGGACTTCCTCGTAACCTGGAGGCAGCGGTGCAGAGATACGGGTCAGCCAGCTACAAGGCCACGGTCATCACCGCACTGGACGCCACAGGGAAACACTCCATCACTTTAACTTATG GTAAACTGCTGAGTAGAATGCAGAAGATAGCATTCTCCCTACTGAACAAGGTCGGACAGAAGGAACCAGCTATCAGACCTGGGGATAGG GTGGCACTGGTGTACCCCAACAGTGACCCCATCTCCTTCATGTGTGCGTTCTACGGCTGCCTGTATGCGGGAGTGGTGCCTGTTCCAATAGAGGTTCCGTTGACAAGAAAA GATGCTGGCAGCCAACAGATAGGCTTCCTGTTGGGAAGCTGTGGGGTGTCCATTGCGCTCACTTCTGAGGCCTGTCTGAAAGGGCTGCCCAAAGGACCCTCTGGGGAAGTTGCACAGTTCAAGG GCTGGCCCAGACTGACTTGGTTCGTTACAGAACACCTGTCCAAACCAGCCAAGGACTGGATGCCTCCACCCAGACTGTCGGACGAACAGACAGCCTACATTGAG TACACAACGGCGAAGGACGGTAGTGTGATGGGCGTGACGGTTAACCGCGGTGCGATGTTGTGCCACTGTCGTACCCTGACCGCCGCCTGTAACTACACGGAAGGAGAAATCATCGTAAACGTGTTGGACTTCAAACGGGACGTCGGGCTCTGGCACAGCATTCTCACC AGCGTGTTCAACGGCATGCACGTGGTGTTTGTCCCATACTCACTCATGAAGGTCAACCCTACATCATGGCTCCACATGGTCACAAGGTTCAAAG CGACGTGTGCGACAGTGAAGTCCCGTGACATGCACTGGGCGCTGGTGGCACAGAAGGACCAGAAGGACATTAACCTGTCCTCCCTCAGGATGTTACTGGTCGCTGACGGGGCCAACCCAT ggtCCTTGTCGTCCTGCGATGCCTTCCTGAACGTGTTCCAGAACAAAGGTCTGAAACCGGAAGCCATCTGTCCCACAGCCAGCTCAGCTGAGGCTCTCACTGTGGCTGTCAGAAG ACCAGGGAGGACAGGTGGTCAGGGGACAGGCCGGGGCGTACTGTCCATGTCTGGCCTGAGCTACGGAGTCGTGAGAGTGGACACAGAGGACAAACTGACCTCACTCATTCTACAGGACGTGGGCACAGTCATGCCTGGAG CTGTTGCAGTTATAGTGAAGGTAGACAACGCGCCGGGTCTGTGTAAAACAGACGAGGTCGGAGAGATCTGTGTGGCTTCAGGAGCCATCGGGGTCGGATACTTTGGTCTGCAGGGGCTCAGTAACAACACATTCAAG ATCCAGCCCCTAGCCAGTGACGGGAAGCCCATGGCAGAGCAGACGTTCGTCAGAACTGGGCTGCTGGGATTCCTAGGCCCT GGAGGAATGATCTTCGTAGTGGGGAAAGTGGATGGTCTGATGAACATAAGTGGGAGGAGACACAACACTGATGACATCATCGCTACAGTCCTGGCAGTCGAGCCAATGAAATTCATCTACAGAGGGAGAATCGCAGTTTTCTCCATCAAAGTCTTGAAGGATGAGAGAATAGTCATCATCGCTGAACAGAGACCAGATTCATCAGAAGAGGAT AGTTTCCAGTGGATGAGTCGTGTACTGCAGGCTATAGACAGTATCCACCAGGTGGGCGTGTACTGCCTACTGCTGGTACCTGCCAACTCACTACCAAAG ACCCCGTTGGGTGGTATCCACCTGTGGGagaccaagcagaggtttatgGAGGGCAGCCTGCACCCCTGTAATGTACTGATGTGCCCGCATAC GTGTGTTACAAATCTTCCAAAGCCAAGACAGAAACATCCAG AAGTTGGTCCATCTTCCGTCATGGTCGGCAACTTGGTGCAGGGTCGGCGCATCGCCGGCGCGCAGGGCAGGGACATCGGAACTCTGGACGGAGACGACGAGCAGTATAGAAAG GGTTTCTCCTCCTTGCGGTTGAGCGGCAAACAGCACATCCCGAGCGATCCCATCGAGTCGACAGGAAAAACA CATCAGTTCCTGTCAGAGATTCTCCAGTGGAGAGCGGCCACCACCCCAGAGGAGGTTCTCTACTCACAACTCAATTCAAAG ACCACAGCATACCGTGTGCGGAGTGGCAGCATTTCACGCCTCCTGAGGACTGGCTCTGGG GGAGGGGGTGCGGGTGCCGTGTCCTGTATGCAGCTGCACAAGCGTGCGGAGAGGATCGGCTGTCTGCTGTTAGAGAAGGGGAAGATCAACACAGGCGACCACGTGGCTCTCATCTTCACTCCTG GTATTGACCTTATTGCAGCTGTGTATGGCTGTTTTTATGTTG GTGCTGTTCCAGTTCCTGTGCGCCCTCCCCACCACCAGAACATCGCCACCACCCTCCCCACCGTTAAGATGATTGTGGATGTCAGCAAGTCTGTGGCAGTCCTCACCATGGGAACTATGCTAAAACTACTCAAGTCTAAA GAGGCAGCTAGTGCAATAGATGTGAAGTCGTGGCCGGTGTTGTTGGACTGTGATGACACgcccagaaaaaagctgtccaGTATCTACCGTGCACCCACACCCGAGATGTTAGCTTACCTGGACTTCAGTGTGTCCACTACGGGCATGCTGGCTGGTATCAAG ATGTCCCACTCTGCGGCCAGTAACCTGTCCCGCTCGCTGAAGCTGCAGGCTGAGCTGTACCCGTCCAGAACCATCGCCCTATGTCTGGACCCCTTCTGTGGGCTGGGCTTCGTACTATGGTGCTTAGTGGG GGTGTATGCAGGTCACCACACCATCCTGATTCCCCCTGCAGATGTGGAGGCCAACCCCTCACTCTGGCTCATGGCTGTCAGTCAAAACAAAG TGCGTGATGTGTTCTGCTCTTACGGAGTAATcgagatcagcaccaagggacTGGGAGGGTCAACTGCTTCCTTGAGG gCCAAGGGAGTGAACCTGTCTGGTGTGAGGACCTGTGTGGTTGTTGCGGAAGAGAGACCCAGAATAAACCTGTGTAACTCCTTCTCCAAGCTGTTCAAGGACGTTGGGCTGTCCCCCCGTGCTGTCAGCACCACGTTTGGCTGTAGGGTCAATGTTGCTGTCTGTTGCCAG GGTACATCCGGCCCTGACCCCACATCAGTGTTTGTGGACATGCGAGCCCTGCGGAACGACAGAGTCACCCTGGTGGAGAAGGGGAGTCCTCACAGTCTGTGTCTCATGGAGTCTGGAAAG ATCCTGCCAGGCGTGAAGGTGGTGATAGCCAACCCTGAGACAAAGGGGCAGTGTGGGGACTCCCATCTAGGAGAG ATCTGGGTGTCCAGTCCACACAGTGCCAGTGGCTACTTCACCATCTATGGAGACGAGTCCTTACAGAATGACCACTTCTCAGCCAGCCTGACCACAGGAGACACCACGGCGGTCTACTCCAGGACAGGCTACCTGGGCTTCCTCCGACAGACTGACCTCACAAATCACGCAGGAG AATACCATGATGCCCTGTACATAGTGGGTTCGCTTGACGAGACCCTGATGTTACGAGGGATGCGGTACCACCCCATCGACATCGAGAACAGCGTGCTCAGATGTCACAAGAACATCTGCGAATG tgCTGTGTTCACCTGGACCAACCTGCTGGTGGTAGTGGTGGAGCTGGAGGGTCCTGAGAATGAGGCCCTGGACCTGATCCCCCTGGTCACCAACGTGGTGCTGGAGGAACACTACCTGATCGTAGGGGTGGTCGTGGTGGTCGATCCAG GAGTGATCCCGATTAACTCCCGTGGGGAGAAGCAGCG